Genomic segment of Acidobacteriota bacterium:
CGCGCCTGCAACGAGATGATTTCGGGCCGTTTCAAGGAAGAGATTATAGTGGGCGCCTTCCAGGCTGGAGCCGGCACATCGCAGAACATGAATGTCAACGAAGTCATTGCCAATCGCGCAATCGAGAGCCTCGGAGCTCGTCCAGGAATCGATAACGACAGGGAATAACATCGTGGAGGTGCTGAGGAGAAAAAAGTGGATGAGGGACGATGAGATCGAAAGCATCTTCTCAGATAGGCTTGCAGCTGGAATGGGTCCCCTGAAGCCGTACCATTCCACAGGAAGGAGAAGGAAAAAGTGATAGAAAAAGATTTGACAATGATCGAGATTCTAGGCATTGCCATACAGGCAGAGATTGCGAGCTATAAAATGTACAGGAAAATCGCCCGCGAGGTACGCAATTCTACTTCCAGGGATCGATTCACAACTCTGGCCAGGGAGGAGCAATCCCACCAGTTGATGCTTGAAAACCTTTACCGGAAGAGCGGTGGGAAGATCAGTATCTCTCTGCCGAAAAAAAACTTAAAGGTCACCAAGCTGGAAATCAAGGGAAGCTCTCCCATTGATATCATCCAGACGGCCATCGAGAAGGAGAAGGAAACAAGGAAATTCTACCTTGAAGCCTTCAAGAAGGCGACTGATAAAAGCGGGCGATTTATCCTTCAGTATCTAGCCGATTTCGAGCAGAATCACCAGAGGATTCTGGAACACGAATTCAAGACGCTAACAGAATACCCGATGTGGTGGGATTATGAAGGACCCGGGATCCAGTTTATAGGTCCCTGAATATCCGTTTAACGTCTCGACTGGATGAACTTGCTGAAACTCACCATCAATATCTTCATCGTCTCAATTCTGGTTATTATTGTTCTTACAGCTGTCCTCATTCTCTATTCGGGGAGTTCCCACTTTGAGAGGATAACGGAGAGGTATATTGAAGAGAAATTTTCAAAAATGGAGGGATGGAGCCTTTCCATAGGTCAACTTCGGTTTTCTCCATATAGATTGAAACTCATCCTTAAAGATATAAAATTCAGCTATTCTGGAGAAAATCTCTCCATTAACGATGGGCATGTTGAAGAGGCGAGGATTACATTGAGGCTGTCGACCTTCTTCATCCCTCTTAAGAAAAAGCTCTCGGTGAGAGAGATTTTCGTAAAATCTCCTCGCGCCATAATCTCTATGAAAGCGAATGATGCTGGAATCGTTCCTGGCAGGAAGATTCGCACACCTTTGAAGAATCTTGTATGGGATATCGGAAGACTCTCCATTTCATCTGGATCAATCTTTTTCCGAGAAGAGAGGATCCCTCTTGATCTGTCTTTGGAAGGTCTGATCTTTGAGTATCACGAAAAGATTTTTGCTTCAAAAGGTTCCTTGAGCGGAATCTTGAAGGGTAACATCATTGTGGGACTCAAAGACTTTTCTTCTTCACTGACGCTCGACTTCCGCAGGAATGGTAATCGCATTGAGATCTCTAATTTTGCGCTTGCCGACCGCTGGGGAAATATTAAGGTTCAAGGAGTCGTTGATATAGGTTCTGATGATTCGTGCGATCTTCAAGTAACATCCCTCATCGAGATCTCCAGCTTCTTCGATCTGCTGCCGGCAGATTCTCATCCCCATGGAAGGATAAAGGTTGATGGCTTTCTCCGCGGAACTTTGAAAAGGCCTCTATTCCAGGGGAAACTCTTTTCGCAAGAGCTCTCCATGTATGGCGCCAGAGCTGAAATGGCCAGTGCTGAGATCTTCATGAGCCGTGATACAGTCAGCATTCATCCCTTTACCGTTTCTTTCATAGGAGGCGAGATCAAAGCGGAACTGAAAGGCTCATGGAAAGAAGATAGCAACGGTTTTCGTTTTCAGGGAAAAGCTCGAAACCTGGATATCGGCAGAGTCGAGCAGATCGTGAAAGGCCAGGTTATCCCAGTTGCCGGCCATGCCTCGGTAGAAGCTGTAATCGATTTCCGCGTCTCACCCTTAAGAGTGCTGAGCGGAAAGATTCTCGTCCATCTGGATCAGAAGAAAGCCGGTGTTCGTCGCGATAGGTTCACTCCAGAGGGAGAAATAGTCGCCTCCATACAGGATGGGGTCATTCGTATCGATGCATGCTCCCTAAAGACGGATTCTTCATCTCTTCAGATGGATGGCATAGCCTATCCTCTAGAGCAATCCGATTTGCGATTTCTTCTGGAATCGCATGAGATTGCCAGGGAGATAGCCATTGCAGCTCGGCTTCCTCAATCCAGAAAATTGACCGAACTGGCCAGAAAGAACTTGGTATCGCTTAGCGGAAGAGCTTCACTCAAAGGAAGCGGAAAGATCGGGAAGACGATCGGAATGCAAGGAACTTTCGATCTTTCAGATCTTTCAATCCAGAGCATGAATCTTGGACATATTTCTGGTTTCATACGCTTTGACGGAAGGATGTTCGAGTTGAAGAGTGTGAAACTCAAAGGGAAAGAAGCAAAGGGGTATTTAAACTGCTCCCTTGATATCCCGGGACTTCAGAATTACCATCTGGAAGGGGAATTATCTGACCTTCCCGTGGATAAGGTACTCAGAATAGCCGGAAAGGAAAAGATAAAACTCCACGGAACTTCCCGTCTCCAGGCCCTCATCGATGCCGATAGAGGAAATATTGAAGGATGGATAAAGGTAGAGATACTCAGAGGAAGGCTATTTAAGGAGGAATTCGAGAACCTTCACGGGGAGATTCATCTCGAAGGCCATACGGCAAGACTCAAAGACTTTAAGATCCAGAGCCATGGGGGCACGATTAGTGCTTCCGGAGATTATCAGACAGTAAAGAGAAATCTTCATCTCAATTTCCAGGGACGGGAACTTGACTCATCAAGAATAGAATTGTTAAAGAATGATAAAGCTGCCCTGAATGGAAAAATCGAAGCGGGAGGTGAGATCACCCTTGAATATGGAAAATTAAGAGGAGTTGCAAGCTTTCGTTCTCAAGAGCTCTTCATCAACGGGATCGGTACGGGACCGATTTCGCTTGACTGCAAGATGGAACACTCCCACCTGAGTTTCTCATCTAACATAGGGGGATGGAATGCAAGACTCATCGGCGTTCTGTTTCTGGAGAGAGATTTTCCCTTCGAGGGTAATGCAGAATTTGTGAAAGCGGACTATCGCATTTTCGAGGAGATATCGGGATTCAAAAGGATCATAGGGGCAAGCGGTTTTGCATCAGTAAATCTTGCCTTTAAAGGAAATCTCAAGAATCTAGGGGAGCTGAGGCTTGAGGGTGAGGTGAAAGAGTTCGAGTTGAATGCCGGTGGAAATAGATACCGGAACGCTTCCTCTCTTCCCATCATGTACAGCTCGGGCAAGATTTCAGCAGAAAGCGTTGACATTATCGGTGAGAACACCGATCTTTCCATAGATGCGCACATAAACATTCCCGCCAACAGGATGGAAATCCGGCTGAAGGGAGATTTCGATCTCAGCATCATCAGCGCTTTCACGGAGGAAATCGTCGCCAGTGGAAGAGGGCATCTGGATGCGTACTCCAGCGGGAAATTCACGAGCCCCGACTTTAAAGGGACCATCAGGATCGACGGGGGAAGGATAAGACATTTCGCCCTTCCTTACCCCATGGAGAATTTGAAGCTGGAAGCGGAGTTCGACCGTGATTTCGTAACCTTCCACTCCATAGCTTTTGAATTTGGAGGTGGTGAGATGAGGGGGAGCGGCATTGCCTCCCTCCAGAAGCTTGGCTATGACATATACTCCTTCGAGCTGGAAGGAAAAGACGTCACCCTGAAATTTCCAGAGGGGCTTAAGTATATTTGCGATGGTTCCCTACTCATACGAGGAGATAGAAAAAGCGCAATCATCTCCGGAGACCTCAATATTATTCGGGGCCTGTACTATAAAGATTTTAATCTGGAGTCGCAGCTTCTCGCATTTCGAGCAAGGGAATACCAGCCGTTCGAAGCCGTAAGGATGCCGCAGGATGTTTACCTGGACATCAATATCCGGGCAGAAGAGGGGTTTTGGGTAAAGAACGATCTGGCCACCGCTGAGCTTGGTGGCAATCTTCACATCGGCGGAGACCTGAGAAGATTGGAGCTTACTGGAAGACTCCATGCTCTTGAAGGTGGGAGATTCGAGTTCCGTGATGTGGAATATGAGATTAAGGAGGGATATATCGATTTTGCCGACATAACTAGGATCAACCCCGCTTTCGACATCCTGGCGGAGACAATCGTCTCAGACTATCGGGTCAATCTCAGAATCACGGGAAACCTGGAAAAATTCCAGTTCAATCTGAGTTCCGTACC
This window contains:
- a CDS encoding ferritin family protein, translating into MIEKDLTMIEILGIAIQAEIASYKMYRKIAREVRNSTSRDRFTTLAREEQSHQLMLENLYRKSGGKISISLPKKNLKVTKLEIKGSSPIDIIQTAIEKEKETRKFYLEAFKKATDKSGRFILQYLADFEQNHQRILEHEFKTLTEYPMWWDYEGPGIQFIGP
- the bamA gene encoding outer membrane protein assembly factor BamA: MNLLKLTINIFIVSILVIIVLTAVLILYSGSSHFERITERYIEEKFSKMEGWSLSIGQLRFSPYRLKLILKDIKFSYSGENLSINDGHVEEARITLRLSTFFIPLKKKLSVREIFVKSPRAIISMKANDAGIVPGRKIRTPLKNLVWDIGRLSISSGSIFFREERIPLDLSLEGLIFEYHEKIFASKGSLSGILKGNIIVGLKDFSSSLTLDFRRNGNRIEISNFALADRWGNIKVQGVVDIGSDDSCDLQVTSLIEISSFFDLLPADSHPHGRIKVDGFLRGTLKRPLFQGKLFSQELSMYGARAEMASAEIFMSRDTVSIHPFTVSFIGGEIKAELKGSWKEDSNGFRFQGKARNLDIGRVEQIVKGQVIPVAGHASVEAVIDFRVSPLRVLSGKILVHLDQKKAGVRRDRFTPEGEIVASIQDGVIRIDACSLKTDSSSLQMDGIAYPLEQSDLRFLLESHEIAREIAIAARLPQSRKLTELARKNLVSLSGRASLKGSGKIGKTIGMQGTFDLSDLSIQSMNLGHISGFIRFDGRMFELKSVKLKGKEAKGYLNCSLDIPGLQNYHLEGELSDLPVDKVLRIAGKEKIKLHGTSRLQALIDADRGNIEGWIKVEILRGRLFKEEFENLHGEIHLEGHTARLKDFKIQSHGGTISASGDYQTVKRNLHLNFQGRELDSSRIELLKNDKAALNGKIEAGGEITLEYGKLRGVASFRSQELFINGIGTGPISLDCKMEHSHLSFSSNIGGWNARLIGVLFLERDFPFEGNAEFVKADYRIFEEISGFKRIIGASGFASVNLAFKGNLKNLGELRLEGEVKEFELNAGGNRYRNASSLPIMYSSGKISAESVDIIGENTDLSIDAHINIPANRMEIRLKGDFDLSIISAFTEEIVASGRGHLDAYSSGKFTSPDFKGTIRIDGGRIRHFALPYPMENLKLEAEFDRDFVTFHSIAFEFGGGEMRGSGIASLQKLGYDIYSFELEGKDVTLKFPEGLKYICDGSLLIRGDRKSAIISGDLNIIRGLYYKDFNLESQLLAFRAREYQPFEAVRMPQDVYLDINIRAEEGFWVKNDLATAELGGNLHIGGDLRRLELTGRLHALEGGRFEFRDVEYEIKEGYIDFADITRINPAFDILAETIVSDYRVNLRITGNLEKFQFNLSSVPSLPEQDIIALLMTGSTLESLTQEGSGAFTEDLATTYFAGKISDKLEKQIQKQLHLEKVMIDPMLIRSQADPTARLTVGKEISDNLMIIYSTYLGGSEENAYQLDYKIPRGFNLIAERTSTGAVGADLRYRKQFKFHDMEKSKNSPDRKERKIEEVQIDCDCPIKVKTLIRELPLRKGKEFRRKLVSEGAEKLKNSLVKKGYLESVIKHRIGKEKEGYKILYQIHCGKRTSIVLMGCSKLEKRKLKRKMEDIAIESLFPMEIMSDMENMLRNYYQNEGYFAIDVSSRKEEFNDGNELIFNIDRGEKVAIEKIIISGNKVFSEEKIRRQMLLREDSLFTKQLLQPSILKEDVLSIKNLYMENSYANVHIEEPFVSISADGRKATVLIRISEGGIVQISEIVFAGNSAVTVEELSRVAAIDAGTPLISGKILAAENMLRQKYDSNGFPDVKITTDVTLDGNSAKLLFKINEGKKRTIGDVIISGNHLTREKIIRNKLVFRRGDNLSREKFLQSQHELYKLGLFQNVIISYSPSGESGKDTVRVDVEEADNLHLTLGGGYDNLSGPRGHLELSDTNLFGYNRFTSSLVRLSQKESRVQILLKEPRLFSRNLDSILSSSWEEEEKESFTVRKIGTTLQVEKKIDPKWTRFIRHNFQNVDVYDLKISLEEFRDQEPKLNNLKLSSIGYSLIRDTRNDLFLPTKGTYASIDGRIFMKIIGSDIDFAKLFFNGSYFKDLGRNVVFASFIRAGLAKGIKDTDIIPLSERYFAGGDSSIRGFEMEEVSPKDPETGKPIGGEVIFIFNEELRFPIYGKIKGIIFYDAGNVYKQLKDTDLLDLRHVIGAGLRIETPIGPLRFEYGRKIDRKKEESGGEFFISIGQQF